In Psychrobacter immobilis, a single genomic region encodes these proteins:
- a CDS encoding DUF819 family protein → MPDISHLTIDSLPLAFGIIMAIIGLVFYTQGLPGKFWQRFYAVLPGIVLCCFIPATLNSLGVFADGIGSQIYGFTATYLLPASLLLMTLSMDVPKILGLGWKAIAMFFAASIAIIISGPISLGVAKWISPEMFTDDTLWRGFSAVAGSWIGGAANQAAMKELFGVSDDLFGMMILVDTTNASLWLLAILVLAKHSDKIDRLLRADTSSIDKVIKAVENYERDNARPATLNDLMVMFGLCFAMVGVAHFVGGQIAGFFAPYSWAVQYSFASSFFWMVVIITLIGVIFSFTKIRRLDHVGASKIGTVFIFILIAAIGMQINLAGIVSQWRLLLIGLLWMSIHVVIIFAVARMIRAPFFFLAVGSNANTGGASSAPIVATAFHPSLAPVGVFLGILGYAVGTFGGYISTQLMRLVVG, encoded by the coding sequence ATGCCCGATATTTCTCATTTAACTATTGATAGCCTGCCATTGGCTTTTGGCATCATTATGGCCATTATCGGTTTGGTTTTTTATACCCAAGGATTACCCGGTAAATTCTGGCAGCGCTTTTATGCGGTATTGCCGGGTATTGTGCTGTGCTGCTTTATCCCTGCAACGCTTAATAGTTTAGGCGTCTTCGCTGACGGTATCGGCTCACAGATTTATGGCTTTACTGCCACGTATCTGTTGCCAGCAAGTTTGCTGTTAATGACCTTATCGATGGATGTACCGAAGATATTGGGGCTAGGCTGGAAAGCCATCGCCATGTTTTTTGCTGCTAGTATCGCGATTATTATTAGTGGTCCAATAAGCTTAGGTGTCGCTAAATGGATATCGCCTGAGATGTTTACTGATGACACGCTATGGCGTGGGTTTTCGGCGGTGGCGGGTAGCTGGATCGGCGGCGCGGCAAATCAAGCAGCGATGAAAGAGTTGTTTGGCGTCAGTGATGATTTATTTGGGATGATGATTTTGGTCGATACCACCAATGCTTCATTATGGTTATTGGCTATCTTGGTATTGGCGAAGCATAGCGATAAGATAGATAGGCTATTGAGGGCAGACACCAGTAGTATTGATAAAGTGATTAAGGCGGTTGAGAATTATGAGCGTGACAATGCTCGTCCAGCAACTTTAAATGACTTGATGGTGATGTTTGGCTTATGCTTTGCTATGGTGGGTGTCGCACACTTTGTTGGTGGGCAAATTGCAGGGTTTTTTGCGCCCTATAGCTGGGCAGTACAATATAGCTTTGCCAGCTCATTCTTTTGGATGGTTGTGATTATAACCTTGATAGGGGTTATTTTTTCCTTTACCAAGATTCGTAGGCTCGACCATGTGGGCGCTTCCAAAATTGGTACGGTATTTATCTTTATCTTAATTGCTGCCATTGGTATGCAAATCAATCTTGCGGGTATCGTTTCGCAATGGCGACTGCTCCTTATTGGTTTATTATGGATGAGCATTCACGTTGTCATTATCTTTGCTGTGGCTAGGATGATTCGTGCGCCGTTTTTCTTTTTGGCAGTCGGCTCCAATGCCAATACTGGCGGTGCCTCATCAGCACCCATTGTCGCAACAGCGTTTCACCCATCGCTTGCACCTGTGGGTGTGTTTTTGGGCATTCTGGGCTATGCGGTAGGCACTTTCGGTGGCTATATTAGTACCCAATTGATGCGCTTGGTAGTAGGGTGA
- a CDS encoding peroxiredoxin-like family protein has translation MQANYNPKIIAGATFPNIEVPTYNGDMTLLGKPENGHDWKMVVVYRGQHCPICTKYLNQLETLKSAFNETGVDVIAVSGDSKEQVESHLEKINVSFPIAYDLTVEQMKMLGLYISNPRSEKETDHPFAEPGLFVINTEGEIQIVDISNAPFARPELEALANGLAFIRNPENNYPIRGTHDYA, from the coding sequence ATGCAAGCAAACTACAACCCAAAAATCATTGCTGGTGCAACATTCCCCAATATCGAAGTACCCACTTATAATGGTGACATGACGCTATTAGGCAAGCCCGAAAATGGTCATGACTGGAAAATGGTGGTTGTTTACCGAGGTCAACACTGTCCCATTTGCACCAAATACCTCAATCAGTTAGAAACATTAAAATCAGCATTTAATGAAACGGGTGTCGACGTCATCGCTGTTTCAGGTGACAGCAAAGAGCAGGTAGAAAGTCATTTGGAAAAAATAAATGTAAGCTTTCCTATCGCCTATGATCTGACCGTTGAACAAATGAAAATGCTGGGTCTTTATATCTCCAACCCACGTTCAGAGAAAGAAACCGATCATCCATTTGCAGAGCCCGGCTTGTTTGTTATTAATACAGAAGGGGAGATTCAGATTGTAGATATCTCCAACGCTCCTTTTGCTAGACCTGAGCTGGAAGCCTTGGCAAATGGTCTAGCCTTTATCAGAAATCCAGAAAACAACTATCCTATTCGTGGTACACACGATTATGCTTAA
- the capB gene encoding caprolactamase subunit beta → MSKAHTSIDPITLSVVRGALETAQREMTTTLEKTARSSVFNLAHDYSNALFDHLPEMILQGQDIPIHLGSLMPAMKAVAEYYGDDIHEGDVIYHNDPVMMGSHILDCCMYKPVFYKGELVFWTVCKGHVTDIGGPVPAGYNPDAKEIYAEGLRIPPIKIWEKGVRRRDVINLIHSNMRSRRNQEGDLNAQYGACAVGERNMIALLDKYGVETVRAAIEELKNMADTHMRSLISSIPDGQYHGEAVLEDSGHGLGDLPISADIEIKNSDVHIKITSPPQVPYFINSYAGNSMSGVLLGLMMFAQVDPPYNEGLYRCVTVDLGEHGTLCNAKEPAPHVNCTTTPMETLTDAVRMAFEDAAPDRVIASWGHASGINISGIDPKTGEQYVTMILASIISGAGATQQMDGWHACGPLCCFGALSSGDIELLEYQYPILIHKYGLAEDSGGAGEYRGGCGTVWEVEPLGHEMTVVAFGEGREHPTMGAAGAEQISPELKLGRLEIIHKDGVTDLHKQNIMTEIQPGDRARNTNPGGGGYGSSFARSVLAVLKDVEERIISVAAAKTEYGVVIDPQTLAVNEAETDALRRKLTA, encoded by the coding sequence ATGAGCAAAGCTCACACTTCAATTGATCCTATTACTTTGTCCGTCGTACGTGGTGCCTTAGAAACGGCGCAGCGCGAGATGACGACAACCTTAGAAAAAACCGCACGCTCTAGCGTCTTTAACCTAGCTCATGATTATAGTAATGCCTTGTTTGATCATCTGCCTGAGATGATTTTGCAGGGTCAGGATATTCCTATTCATCTAGGCTCGCTCATGCCAGCCATGAAAGCCGTTGCCGAATATTATGGTGATGATATTCATGAAGGCGACGTTATTTATCACAATGATCCCGTGATGATGGGCAGTCATATCCTAGATTGCTGTATGTATAAGCCAGTGTTTTATAAAGGCGAGTTGGTGTTTTGGACAGTATGCAAAGGTCACGTCACTGATATCGGTGGTCCCGTGCCAGCAGGATATAATCCAGACGCTAAAGAGATATACGCCGAAGGGTTGCGCATTCCGCCTATTAAAATATGGGAAAAAGGCGTTCGACGTCGTGATGTCATTAATTTGATTCATAGTAATATGCGCTCTCGCCGTAACCAAGAAGGCGATCTTAATGCTCAATATGGGGCTTGTGCGGTTGGTGAGCGTAATATGATTGCGTTGCTAGACAAGTATGGGGTAGAGACCGTCCGTGCGGCGATCGAAGAGCTAAAGAATATGGCTGATACCCATATGCGCTCATTAATTTCATCTATTCCAGATGGCCAGTATCATGGTGAAGCGGTATTAGAAGATTCAGGTCATGGTTTGGGTGATTTGCCCATCAGCGCTGATATTGAGATTAAAAACAGCGATGTACATATCAAGATTACCAGTCCACCGCAAGTACCTTACTTCATTAACTCCTATGCAGGCAATTCGATGTCTGGTGTACTGCTAGGTCTGATGATGTTTGCCCAAGTAGACCCGCCGTACAACGAAGGTTTATACCGCTGTGTCACAGTAGACTTGGGTGAGCATGGCACGCTATGTAATGCCAAAGAGCCTGCCCCTCATGTCAACTGTACCACCACGCCGATGGAAACCTTGACCGATGCCGTGCGTATGGCATTTGAAGATGCCGCGCCAGATCGTGTGATTGCTTCTTGGGGTCATGCTTCTGGTATCAACATCTCAGGTATTGACCCAAAAACAGGGGAACAGTACGTCACTATGATTCTAGCTTCGATTATCTCTGGTGCTGGCGCGACTCAGCAAATGGACGGCTGGCATGCTTGCGGTCCTTTATGCTGCTTTGGCGCGTTAAGCTCTGGTGATATTGAACTATTAGAGTATCAGTATCCTATCTTAATTCATAAGTATGGCTTGGCAGAAGACAGTGGCGGCGCTGGTGAGTATCGTGGTGGTTGCGGCACCGTATGGGAAGTTGAGCCTTTAGGTCATGAGATGACAGTAGTGGCGTTTGGGGAAGGTCGTGAGCATCCGACAATGGGCGCTGCAGGTGCAGAACAAATCTCACCTGAGCTGAAATTAGGGCGCTTAGAGATTATCCATAAGGATGGCGTCACCGATCTGCACAAGCAAAATATAATGACTGAAATTCAACCAGGCGACCGTGCGCGTAATACCAATCCAGGCGGTGGCGGCTACGGCAGCTCGTTTGCACGGTCGGTACTCGCAGTATTAAAAGATGTAGAAGAAAGAATCATATCAGTAGCAGCGGCTAAGACTGAGTACGGGGTGGTTATTGATCCACAAACGCTCGCAGTCAATGAAGCAGAGACGGATGCTTTACGTCGTAAGCTGACAGCATAA
- the capA gene encoding caprolactamase subunit alpha: MKNDFRIGVDAGGTFTDFVLAERSGYVHLFKAPSTPEDGTLAIANGLQQIARQFDRPIEEIIQACDLCINGTTVALNALIQMKGVKVGLLCTAGHEDSIEIRLGHKEEGYRYDASYPPAPQIATRDRRFPIRGRILADGTEHEPLNEQDILDAIKVLKQQDVQAVAISFVWSIRNTQHEQRTKELVEQHMPGVFVCCGSDVYPQIKEYTRTSTTLVNAYLSPVMASYVHKIDDYFKALGAEQPVRYFQSNGGLAVGSIMRERAVNAINSGPASAPQAGLYIASPFGIDDIITVDMGGTSFDITMAKAGRTSLNRDIDFLRNRIGVPMIHVETLGAGGGSIGHVNTFGMLEVGPQSAGATPGPACYGKGGDLPTVTDANLVLGYLQPNAVLGGSVTLDKDKAVQAVQTHIADPLNIELDHAAFGISAIVNQNMSNAIRRITIEKGYDPRDFALVCAGGAAGMHIIALAEEMGIGTILIPKIASCLCAFGQIISDIKYNYLATQMMILAPDVELQSLNAKLQELEEQGVQKLLEDGFTDEDITIERTMEMRYVGQVHECNVLIPNGKLDADSVSTILELFHHRHRELYTYDERDSHVELVNIEVSVIGKISKPKLPSLVPQQGDISNAKTGSREMLFDQSYDWIDTPIYDGEKFGAGAVVTGPALIQEPTTTVVIKNGWQAELHETGTYKLTRAA, encoded by the coding sequence ATGAAAAATGATTTCCGTATTGGAGTCGATGCTGGCGGGACGTTTACTGACTTTGTTTTGGCCGAAAGAAGTGGTTATGTTCATCTATTTAAAGCACCTTCTACCCCTGAGGATGGTACCTTAGCCATTGCCAACGGGTTACAGCAAATAGCCAGACAGTTTGACCGTCCTATTGAAGAGATTATTCAAGCCTGTGACCTATGTATCAATGGTACTACTGTTGCGCTAAACGCCCTGATTCAGATGAAAGGGGTAAAGGTTGGCCTGTTATGTACGGCAGGCCACGAGGACAGTATCGAGATACGCTTAGGGCATAAAGAAGAAGGGTATCGCTATGATGCTAGCTATCCGCCAGCACCGCAAATTGCTACCCGTGATCGTCGCTTCCCTATCCGTGGTCGTATCTTAGCTGATGGCACTGAACACGAGCCGCTAAATGAGCAAGATATCCTCGATGCGATTAAAGTGTTAAAGCAGCAAGACGTTCAGGCTGTTGCTATCTCCTTCGTCTGGTCTATTCGTAATACTCAGCATGAGCAGCGCACCAAAGAGCTTGTTGAGCAGCATATGCCAGGGGTGTTCGTCTGCTGTGGTAGTGACGTATATCCACAGATTAAGGAATACACCCGTACCTCAACGACCCTAGTAAATGCTTATTTAAGCCCAGTTATGGCATCTTATGTCCATAAGATTGACGACTATTTTAAGGCGTTAGGCGCTGAGCAGCCCGTACGTTATTTCCAGTCTAATGGCGGGCTTGCAGTTGGTAGTATCATGCGAGAGCGTGCGGTAAATGCCATTAACTCGGGGCCAGCATCTGCACCACAAGCGGGTCTGTATATTGCCAGCCCTTTTGGAATTGACGATATTATCACGGTCGACATGGGCGGTACTTCTTTTGACATCACCATGGCGAAGGCAGGCAGAACCAGCCTCAACCGCGATATTGATTTCTTACGTAATCGTATTGGCGTACCTATGATTCATGTAGAGACATTAGGGGCGGGCGGTGGCTCTATTGGCCATGTTAATACCTTTGGTATGCTAGAGGTCGGCCCTCAGAGTGCTGGCGCGACTCCTGGACCGGCATGTTATGGTAAAGGTGGTGACTTGCCAACCGTCACAGATGCAAACTTAGTATTGGGTTATCTACAGCCGAATGCGGTGTTAGGTGGTAGTGTGACTTTAGACAAAGACAAAGCGGTACAAGCGGTGCAAACACACATCGCTGATCCGCTAAATATCGAGTTAGATCATGCCGCATTTGGTATCAGTGCTATCGTTAACCAAAACATGTCTAATGCCATTCGCCGTATTACTATCGAAAAAGGCTATGACCCTCGGGATTTTGCGCTAGTCTGCGCAGGCGGAGCAGCTGGCATGCATATTATTGCTCTGGCTGAGGAGATGGGCATTGGAACTATTTTAATACCAAAAATCGCATCCTGTCTCTGTGCTTTTGGTCAGATTATCTCTGATATCAAGTATAACTACTTAGCGACACAAATGATGATTCTCGCACCAGATGTAGAATTGCAATCACTCAATGCTAAGCTACAAGAGCTTGAGGAGCAGGGTGTACAAAAACTGCTAGAAGATGGCTTTACAGATGAAGATATCACCATCGAACGTACCATGGAAATGCGCTATGTTGGTCAGGTGCATGAATGTAACGTGCTGATACCGAATGGTAAGCTCGATGCTGATAGCGTCAGCACCATTTTAGAATTGTTCCATCATCGCCATCGTGAACTTTATACTTATGATGAGCGTGATAGTCACGTCGAGCTGGTCAACATTGAGGTATCAGTAATTGGTAAGATCAGTAAGCCAAAGCTACCGAGCCTTGTGCCGCAGCAAGGGGATATCAGTAATGCTAAAACGGGTAGCCGCGAGATGCTGTTTGATCAATCCTATGACTGGATTGATACGCCTATCTATGACGGTGAGAAATTCGGTGCTGGTGCTGTAGTCACAGGTCCTGCGCTCATTCAAGAGCCAACCACTACCGTGGTCATTAAAAATGGCTGGCAAGCAGAGCTGCATGAGACTGGGACTTATAAACTGACTCGAGCAGCATAA
- a CDS encoding AraC family transcriptional regulator, whose translation MNANQKPDHYQNTSHQTLLADKTKDIAAHDLSMNKNLLSPSGLEMPATDSMQTLGAFDWKHTINETYFDLDVSFRQPNKFSGFLQHAKLLEIGVSHYHANTVHYNRGRQSSGYIDDSILITFPMTGDVRFTQKGRQLTSKPGQFFIELSSLPYEFYHLHEASLYVIKVPLALLTPQMGTIERQFARSLSIDEGAGRLLVFQIGQILALIHNSQLGDLEIKILEQQLLNLIVLTLSAPKEVMMSTSSSIQSVHLKRIENYVYLHLENSALTPAMVAAACHISVRYLHKLFSKLPYSFSEWVKELRLKQANHILKTKSYVTIDEVAHRVGYADQGYFSRIYKQHFGYSPRDTPSTG comes from the coding sequence ATGAATGCAAATCAGAAGCCAGACCATTATCAAAATACCTCTCATCAAACCTTGCTAGCAGATAAGACAAAAGACATCGCTGCACATGATTTATCCATGAATAAAAATCTTCTAAGCCCCTCAGGGTTAGAGATGCCAGCAACGGATAGCATGCAAACCTTAGGTGCCTTCGATTGGAAACATACCATCAATGAGACTTATTTTGATCTTGATGTTAGTTTTCGGCAACCGAATAAGTTTTCTGGTTTTTTGCAACATGCTAAGCTTCTAGAGATAGGTGTTTCGCACTATCATGCTAATACTGTGCACTATAATCGCGGCAGACAGAGCTCTGGCTATATTGATGATAGTATTTTAATTACTTTTCCTATGACAGGCGACGTCCGTTTTACCCAAAAAGGACGGCAGCTGACCTCTAAACCCGGTCAATTTTTTATTGAACTGTCCAGCTTACCTTATGAGTTTTATCATCTGCACGAAGCATCACTGTATGTGATTAAAGTGCCTTTAGCGCTATTAACCCCGCAAATGGGCACTATAGAGCGGCAGTTTGCCCGCAGTCTGTCTATTGATGAAGGGGCAGGCAGGTTACTGGTATTTCAAATTGGTCAAATACTGGCGCTTATTCATAACAGTCAGCTGGGTGATTTAGAGATAAAAATATTAGAGCAGCAGCTGCTTAACCTTATTGTATTGACATTGAGCGCCCCGAAAGAGGTGATGATGAGTACCAGCTCGTCCATACAATCGGTGCACCTAAAGCGCATCGAGAATTACGTTTATTTGCATCTAGAAAACTCCGCTTTAACTCCAGCGATGGTCGCTGCTGCTTGTCATATATCTGTCAGATACTTGCATAAACTGTTTTCTAAGTTGCCCTATAGCTTTTCAGAATGGGTCAAGGAATTGCGTTTAAAGCAGGCCAATCACATTTTAAAAACCAAAAGCTACGTGACTATAGATGAGGTCGCTCATAGAGTAGGCTATGCCGATCAAGGTTATTTTTCACGTATTTATAAGCAGCACTTCGGTTATTCGCCGCGAGATACACCAAGCACAGGATAG
- the rhuM gene encoding virulence protein RhuM/Fic/DOC family protein, whose amino-acid sequence MTGATNDKTAKVEIYESADGKAQIEIRLEHDTLWLSQAQLATLFEKDSDTIGLHLKNIYKEGELDPEATTEQSSVVRQEGSRQVRRNIRFYNLDAIISVGYRVNSKKGTQFRIWATQRLREYLVQGYTLNQERFDKNSSELQQALNLIRKTAQSPELKTDEGRGLVEIISRYTQTFLWLQRYDEGLLDNPAGEDGGILPSPTEAMAALTDLKSQLINRGEATKLFAKPRGDGLDSVLGNLEQTVFGEPAYPTIESKAAHLLYFMVKNHPFTDGNKRSGAFLFVDFLHRNNRLLNDKGDMVINNTGLAALTLLVAESDPNQKETLIKLIMNMLSLES is encoded by the coding sequence ATGACTGGTGCTACGAATGATAAAACAGCAAAAGTAGAGATATATGAAAGCGCTGATGGGAAGGCGCAGATAGAGATACGCTTAGAACACGACACACTATGGCTCTCACAAGCCCAATTGGCGACGCTGTTTGAAAAAGACTCGGATACCATAGGATTACATCTAAAAAATATTTATAAAGAAGGTGAGTTAGACCCAGAAGCAACTACCGAGCAATCCTCGGTAGTTCGTCAAGAGGGGAGTCGGCAGGTTCGACGTAACATTCGCTTTTACAATCTAGATGCTATTATTTCTGTGGGCTATCGGGTTAATTCTAAAAAAGGTACTCAGTTCCGTATATGGGCAACCCAGCGCTTACGTGAATACTTGGTTCAAGGCTATACACTCAATCAAGAGCGCTTTGATAAAAACTCAAGCGAGCTACAACAAGCATTAAATTTAATCAGAAAAACTGCGCAAAGCCCTGAGCTGAAAACCGATGAAGGTCGCGGCTTGGTTGAAATTATCAGCCGTTATACACAGACATTCTTATGGTTACAGCGTTATGATGAAGGCTTGCTTGATAATCCTGCAGGGGAGGATGGCGGTATCTTACCCAGTCCGACTGAGGCGATGGCAGCGCTGACGGATTTAAAATCTCAGCTGATAAATAGAGGCGAGGCGACTAAGCTATTTGCTAAGCCTCGTGGTGATGGTTTGGACAGCGTACTGGGTAATTTAGAGCAAACGGTATTTGGTGAGCCTGCATACCCGACCATCGAGAGTAAAGCGGCGCATCTGCTGTACTTTATGGTCAAAAACCATCCTTTTACCGATGGCAATAAACGCAGCGGCGCTTTTTTGTTTGTAGATTTTTTGCATCGTAATAATCGACTGCTCAATGATAAAGGTGACATGGTTATCAATAACACGGGGCTTGCCGCATTAACCTTGTTGGTCGCTGAATCTGATCCCAACCAAAAAGAAACCTTGATTAAATTGATTATGAATATGCTGTCGTTAGAATCTTGA
- a CDS encoding M90 family metallopeptidase, with protein sequence MFSMIKDWREQRILDNSEFTHADWLQAAQRIVILDRLNEDELTRLFELATLFLADKSITGAQGFEISDTVRQSIALQACLPILNLSLEWYAGWSAIIIYPGSYKSETTTVDELGIVHEGSQHRSGEAWLRGPVILSWKDAKHSGERDGHNVVIHEFVHKLDMLNGRANGFPPLQTDMDPARWTEIMTRDFEDFQSHHKSGLDRYGATNPAEFFAVLSEVFFETPQKLVDAYPDIYDIMMKFFRQTPL encoded by the coding sequence ATGTTTAGCATGATAAAAGACTGGCGCGAGCAGCGCATATTGGACAACAGCGAGTTTACCCATGCTGACTGGCTGCAAGCGGCTCAGCGTATTGTCATACTTGATCGGTTAAATGAGGACGAGCTAACACGCTTGTTTGAGCTGGCGACGTTATTTTTGGCGGATAAGTCAATCACGGGCGCACAAGGTTTTGAGATTAGCGATACGGTTAGGCAATCTATCGCCTTACAAGCTTGCCTGCCTATTTTAAACCTAAGCCTTGAATGGTATGCTGGCTGGTCAGCCATTATCATTTATCCTGGTTCCTATAAGAGTGAAACTACCACTGTCGATGAGCTGGGCATTGTCCATGAAGGTAGTCAGCACCGTAGCGGCGAAGCGTGGCTGCGCGGCCCCGTTATCCTGTCGTGGAAGGATGCCAAACATTCAGGAGAGCGCGATGGTCATAACGTTGTCATTCATGAGTTTGTGCATAAGCTTGATATGTTAAATGGTCGTGCCAACGGCTTTCCACCACTGCAAACCGATATGGATCCTGCGCGCTGGACTGAGATTATGACACGAGATTTTGAGGATTTTCAAAGCCATCATAAATCAGGTCTTGATCGTTATGGCGCGACTAATCCAGCGGAGTTTTTTGCAGTGCTCAGTGAAGTGTTTTTTGAGACGCCGCAAAAGCTGGTCGATGCTTACCCTGATATTTACGACATAATGATGAAGTTTTTTCGCCAAACACCACTTTAA
- a CDS encoding tyrosine-type recombinase/integrase, whose protein sequence is MAVDNLNDINKLECRDKDYSVSVSGIAGLSIRIYPNGKKEYYLRYAHPHIDGKRPRMMLGKVEDISLYEAKYKAETILSMVAQGSDPKAIHKKEQVNKYAHLKNATFSEITQAWRDHKTSSRHHSKSRKRAFSDSTLKFWDLCLGYMCQEIGDLRMNDITSEMILSVCEAIQNNENQATFVGASTRLYTEKVFSFAVARGLCDRNVAIDTRGELAPASSGNHLPAITKPDQFATLLNDMSHFKGASKTTLEAMNLLPYVFVRSIDLRSMRWQDIDWDNKLWEFSPTKGEGRDDMVSHLVVPLATQVIERLRKIQAITGHKEHVFASIRVSSNPYISKATLVQIFHRLGYKDVQCAHGFRASAKTLLMEQPELRYSDIVTELQLGHRIKDTHGGAYNRLDEIDTRILMMQDWADYIDKLRGST, encoded by the coding sequence ATGGCTGTCGATAATTTAAATGATATCAATAAACTTGAATGCCGAGATAAAGATTACTCGGTCAGTGTCTCAGGTATCGCGGGTTTAAGTATTCGTATTTATCCAAATGGTAAAAAGGAATACTACTTACGGTACGCTCATCCCCATATCGATGGTAAGCGCCCTAGAATGATGCTAGGTAAGGTCGAAGATATCAGTCTATATGAAGCTAAGTATAAAGCAGAAACTATACTTAGCATGGTCGCACAAGGCTCCGACCCTAAAGCCATTCATAAAAAAGAGCAAGTCAATAAGTATGCTCATCTAAAGAACGCCACATTTTCTGAAATCACACAAGCGTGGCGAGATCACAAAACGTCAAGTCGTCACCATAGTAAATCTAGAAAGCGCGCGTTTAGTGACTCAACCCTTAAATTTTGGGATTTGTGTCTAGGATACATGTGCCAAGAAATTGGCGACTTAAGAATGAATGATATCACGAGCGAGATGATATTGAGTGTATGTGAGGCGATTCAAAACAATGAAAATCAAGCAACCTTCGTTGGTGCCAGCACTCGGCTTTATACTGAAAAAGTCTTCTCATTTGCTGTCGCAAGAGGATTATGCGATAGAAATGTAGCTATTGATACACGTGGCGAGCTCGCACCTGCCAGTTCAGGCAACCACTTACCAGCCATTACCAAGCCTGATCAGTTTGCTACCCTCCTGAACGATATGTCCCATTTCAAAGGTGCAAGTAAAACCACATTAGAAGCGATGAATTTACTACCGTATGTCTTTGTGCGTAGTATCGATTTGCGGTCTATGCGTTGGCAAGATATAGATTGGGATAATAAGCTATGGGAGTTTTCTCCTACTAAAGGCGAAGGTCGTGATGACATGGTATCTCATTTAGTTGTACCACTAGCCACTCAAGTAATTGAGCGCTTACGAAAAATACAAGCAATCACAGGTCACAAAGAACATGTATTTGCATCGATACGTGTCTCAAGCAATCCTTATATTAGCAAAGCAACACTAGTACAAATATTTCATAGGCTTGGCTACAAAGATGTGCAATGCGCTCATGGCTTTCGAGCATCAGCTAAAACCTTACTTATGGAGCAACCTGAGTTGCGTTATTCAGATATCGTGACCGAGCTGCAATTAGGACATCGAATAAAGGATACGCATGGCGGCGCTTATAACCGATTAGATGAAATTGATACTCGAATACTGATGATGCAAGATTGGGCTGATTATATAGATAAGCTCCGGGGTTCAACGTAA